In one Stigmatella erecta genomic region, the following are encoded:
- a CDS encoding HD domain-containing phosphohydrolase, with translation MAKRLGERLIEAGLVTAEAVGKALDHQKITGHKLGDCLVELGLLQEAALLRFLATEFQTRFVSAEKLSKAKIATAVLDRIPVRMAESNNVLPLAYDTERKLLSIVAAEPQNKAMMEEIALVTGVSEVYAFVGLRSAIAAAIRKYYYGDPTAFTALESGNAQVQRADVSAIAGAYEATGSGSRSAPISQLRFETDPGSRTPRAAGSQLLRMTTQMRDMMGATRSSIAESDFVETLNVLVSLLEQERSHHRGHSAQLARQASIVGKRMGISPKELTALAIAAYLHDLGKSHERHHTLASNAAAASWKEEAKRLSRAPSRLFETVNLPPMVNTLLSQLYEAYDGSGVPLGTKGEGIALGARILSTVDSFLDLTKNPGNAYGKVLTKAQALDHLRKNAGVLYDPIVADIVGQVQSGELLRHRIVQDGRQVLIAESDEAIRTDMLESVLRQGLVVHAFSTLDGALDGLANKECDVLVVSLRFGLPEILSLLQYARGTPESAGLPILVLGEPDNTSRERLLMAGATAVQSPADTDAAAKLVRQFQEDRILHNGPARLVRGSYDELPLLELLKTLASGRKSGRLLLRHHSFEGYLHLERGRIVYAAYAGQAGESAMHALLQIKQAEFQYDPDALLLDMPHLDKDLEGVTKELVTRRASA, from the coding sequence ATGGCCAAGCGGCTCGGAGAACGTCTGATCGAGGCAGGCCTCGTCACCGCCGAGGCCGTGGGCAAGGCCCTCGACCACCAGAAGATCACCGGCCACAAGCTTGGGGACTGTCTGGTGGAGCTGGGCCTGCTCCAGGAAGCCGCCCTGCTGCGCTTCCTGGCCACCGAGTTCCAGACGCGCTTTGTCTCCGCGGAGAAGCTGTCCAAGGCGAAGATCGCCACGGCGGTGCTGGACCGCATTCCCGTGCGGATGGCCGAGTCCAACAACGTCCTGCCGCTGGCGTATGACACGGAGCGCAAGCTGCTCTCCATCGTCGCCGCGGAGCCGCAGAACAAGGCGATGATGGAGGAGATCGCCCTCGTCACGGGCGTCTCCGAGGTCTACGCCTTCGTGGGCCTGCGCAGCGCCATCGCCGCGGCCATCCGCAAGTACTACTACGGAGACCCCACGGCCTTCACCGCGCTGGAGTCGGGCAACGCCCAGGTCCAGCGCGCGGATGTGTCCGCCATCGCCGGGGCCTACGAGGCCACGGGCAGCGGCAGCCGGAGCGCCCCGATTTCACAGCTCCGCTTCGAGACGGATCCCGGCTCGCGCACGCCGCGCGCCGCGGGCTCGCAGCTCTTGCGGATGACCACGCAGATGCGCGACATGATGGGCGCCACGCGCTCGTCCATCGCCGAGAGCGACTTCGTCGAGACGCTGAATGTCCTGGTGAGCCTGCTGGAGCAGGAGCGGTCCCACCACCGGGGCCACTCGGCCCAGCTGGCGCGGCAGGCCTCCATCGTGGGCAAGCGCATGGGCATCTCGCCCAAGGAGCTGACCGCGCTGGCCATCGCCGCCTACCTGCACGACCTGGGCAAGTCCCACGAGCGCCACCACACCCTGGCGAGCAACGCCGCCGCGGCGAGCTGGAAGGAGGAGGCCAAGCGCTTGTCCCGGGCCCCCTCCCGCCTCTTCGAGACGGTGAACCTGCCGCCCATGGTGAACACCCTGCTCTCCCAGCTCTACGAGGCCTATGACGGCTCGGGCGTCCCGCTGGGCACCAAGGGCGAGGGCATCGCGCTGGGTGCGCGCATCCTCTCCACGGTGGACAGCTTCCTGGACCTGACGAAGAACCCGGGCAACGCCTACGGCAAGGTGCTCACCAAGGCCCAGGCGCTGGACCACCTGCGCAAGAACGCCGGCGTCCTCTACGATCCCATCGTGGCGGACATCGTCGGGCAGGTGCAGAGCGGCGAGCTGCTGCGCCACCGCATCGTCCAGGACGGGCGGCAGGTGCTCATCGCCGAGTCCGACGAGGCCATCCGCACGGACATGCTGGAGTCGGTGCTCCGGCAGGGGCTCGTGGTGCACGCCTTCTCCACGCTGGACGGCGCGCTGGACGGGCTGGCCAACAAGGAGTGTGACGTGCTCGTGGTGAGCCTGCGCTTCGGGCTGCCGGAGATCCTCTCCCTGCTCCAGTACGCGCGCGGCACGCCGGAGAGCGCGGGCCTGCCCATCCTCGTGCTCGGCGAGCCGGACAACACCTCGCGCGAGCGGCTGCTCATGGCCGGCGCCACCGCAGTGCAGTCGCCCGCGGACACGGACGCGGCGGCGAAGCTGGTCCGCCAGTTCCAGGAGGACCGCATCCTCCACAACGGCCCGGCGCGCTTGGTGCGGGGCAGCTATGACGAGCTGCCCCTGCTGGAGCTGCTCAAGACGCTCGCCAGCGGACGCAAGTCCGGGCGGCTCCTGCTGCGCCACCACTCGTTCGAGGGCTACCTGCACCTGGAGCGTGGGCGCATCGTCTACGCCGCCTACGCCGGCCAGGCCGGGGAGTCCGCCATGCACGCGCTCCTGCAAATCAAGCAGGCGGAGTTCCAGTACGATCCCGACGCGCTCCTGCTGGACATGCCCCACCTCGACAAGGATCTCGAAGGGGTGACCAAGGAGCTCGTCACCCGCCGCGCCTCGGCGTAG
- a CDS encoding 3'-5' exoribonuclease YhaM family protein: MTTDNSAGTPAPASEGGSVETVRKVYAKDLREKDRVHTVFRVTQKSKVTARSGKVFLSMVLGDKSGEVDARIFDKVDTFEPAFAVGDHILAQGHIISFHGKTQLVVEALERLDPGPLDMAEFEPPPAPPAAEEPAEKAPADKAPEKPAQAADKREDGTSEKRGAPREEGAHTGARAVGQIREIITERVNDPYVKQLLLAFLDDPQLAANLPIAPAGKGVHHAYRGGLAEHLLSVMRLTLRVADHYPMADRDLLLAGALLHDVMKVAEISPEKGFDYTDEGKLVGHLVMSAQKIREKTLAIPGFPPLLEQHLTHLVLAHHGKLEYGSPKLPMTIEAYIVHALDTLDSRIASWLEAMARDPNDKWTEPLKLYEQRQLWKAPAPTARGKSPVEGRRGKGREERRKGKGSGSPAPQQGQATPGGTEAAAPAPRKERPPREGRPPREDRPPREERAPREDRPPREARPPREDRPPREERPPRPPRDPSHLPQELTFKPFSALTTLAPAPAEGSQNTSEDTGSTEG, from the coding sequence CCGAGGGCGGTTCCGTCGAGACCGTTCGCAAGGTGTACGCGAAGGATCTGCGCGAGAAGGACCGCGTCCACACCGTTTTCCGCGTCACCCAGAAGAGCAAGGTGACGGCGCGCAGTGGCAAGGTGTTCCTCTCGATGGTGCTCGGGGACAAGAGCGGCGAGGTGGATGCCCGCATCTTCGACAAGGTGGACACCTTCGAGCCCGCCTTCGCCGTGGGCGACCACATCCTCGCCCAGGGCCACATCATCAGCTTCCACGGCAAGACGCAGCTCGTGGTGGAGGCCCTGGAGCGCCTGGACCCGGGCCCGCTGGACATGGCCGAGTTCGAGCCGCCCCCGGCCCCGCCCGCCGCCGAGGAACCCGCCGAGAAGGCCCCCGCGGACAAGGCCCCGGAGAAGCCCGCTCAGGCCGCCGACAAGCGCGAGGACGGCACGTCCGAGAAGCGCGGCGCGCCCCGCGAGGAGGGAGCCCACACCGGCGCCCGCGCCGTGGGGCAGATCCGCGAGATCATCACCGAGCGGGTGAACGACCCGTACGTGAAGCAGCTGCTGCTGGCGTTCCTGGATGATCCCCAGCTCGCCGCGAACCTGCCCATCGCGCCTGCCGGCAAGGGCGTGCACCACGCCTACCGGGGGGGCCTGGCCGAGCACCTGCTGTCGGTGATGCGGCTGACGCTGCGCGTCGCGGACCACTACCCCATGGCGGACCGGGACCTGCTGCTGGCGGGCGCCCTGCTGCACGACGTGATGAAGGTGGCGGAGATCTCCCCGGAGAAGGGCTTCGACTACACCGACGAGGGCAAGCTGGTGGGCCACCTGGTGATGTCGGCGCAGAAGATCCGGGAGAAGACGCTGGCCATCCCCGGCTTCCCGCCCCTGCTCGAGCAGCACCTCACCCACCTGGTGCTCGCCCACCACGGCAAGCTGGAGTACGGCTCGCCCAAGCTGCCCATGACGATCGAGGCGTACATCGTCCACGCGCTCGACACGCTCGACTCCCGGATCGCCTCCTGGCTGGAGGCCATGGCGCGCGATCCGAACGACAAGTGGACCGAGCCGCTCAAGCTCTACGAGCAGCGCCAGCTCTGGAAGGCCCCCGCGCCCACCGCGCGCGGCAAGTCGCCCGTGGAGGGCCGCCGCGGCAAGGGCCGCGAGGAGCGCCGCAAGGGCAAGGGCTCCGGAAGCCCCGCCCCCCAGCAGGGCCAGGCCACCCCGGGTGGCACCGAGGCCGCCGCCCCCGCCCCGCGCAAGGAGCGTCCGCCCCGGGAAGGCCGTCCGCCCCGCGAGGACCGTCCGCCCCGCGAGGAGCGCGCCCCCCGCGAGGACCGGCCGCCGCGGGAAGCCCGGCCGCCCCGTGAGGACCGTCCGCCGCGCGAGGAGCGTCCGCCCCGGCCGCCCCGCGACCCGAGCCACCTGCCCCAGGAGCTCACCTTCAAGCCGTTCAGCGCGTTGACGACCCTCGCCCCGGCCCCCGCCGAGGGCTCGCAGAACACGTCCGAGGACACCGGCTCCACGGAAGGGTGA